The DNA sequence GGGATGACCTCGCGGATGCGGTCCACCATCGATGCGATCTGCTCGATATGCGGCTTCTCGGTCTCGATCCACAATAGGTCGGCGCCGTTCTGCAGGCTGTTGATGCAGTCGAGGACGCAACGATCCGCCCCGGTGCCTTCGCGGAACTGGAACAGGTTGGATGGCAGCCGCTTCGGCCGCATCAACTTGCCGTCGCGGTTGATGATGACGTCGCCGTTGCGCGCCGTGGCGGGGTCGATCTCCTCACAGTCGAGGTAGCTATTATACTGGTCGCCGATGTCGCCCGGTTCCTTGCTGACCGCGATTTGCTTGGTCAGGCCCGCACCCAGCGAGTCGGTGCGCGTGACGATGATGCCGTCATCGACGCCCATCTCCAGGAATGCGTAGCGGCACGCCCGGACCTTCGCGAGGAAGTCCTCATGCGGCACGGTGACCTTGCCGTCCTGATGGCCACACTGCTTCTCGTCGCTGACCTGATTTTCGATCTGCAGCGCGCACGCCCCTGCCTCGATCATCTTCTTCGCCAGCAGGTACGTCGCCTCGGCATTGCCGAAGCCCGCGTCGATATCGGCGATGATCGGCACGACATGCGTTTCGTAATTGTCGATCGCATGCTGGATGCGCGCCGCCTCGACCGCGTTGCCGCTGTCGCGCGCGGCGTCCAGATCGCGGAACATCATGCCCAGTTCACGCGCATCGGCCTGCTTCAGAAAGGTGTAAAGCTCCTCGATCAGCGCCGGAACGCTGGTTTTCTCGTGCATCGACTGGTCGGGCAGCGGCCCGAAATCGCTGCGCAGCGCCGCGACCATCCAGCCCGACAGATAGAGGTATTTGCCCTTGGTTGTGCCGAAATGCTTCTTGATCGAGATGAGCTTCTGCTGCCCGATAAACCCGTGCCAGCAGCCCAGCGACTGGGTGTAGGCCGCCGGATCGGCGTCATAGGCCGCCATGTCTCGGCGCATGATCCCGGCCGTGTATTTGGCGATGTCGAGACCCGTGCGGAACCGATTTTGCAACCGCATCCGCGCCACCGATTCAGCGTCGATGCCGTCCCAGCGACCGTTCTCGGCAGTGATGGGCGCTTGAGCGCGGGCGATTTCGTCTTGATAGGTCATGGCAGTCCTCGCTTCGGAATTGCGAGCATATCTATTCAGATTGACACGCTTTGCTGCCCTAAATCCAAGCCACACGGCGTGAACCGGTGCGGCATACAGGTTTTCTATCGGTAATCTTGTAAATAAACGACAAACTTCACCGGATCAGCCGCTTCCGAAACGAGTCTTTTACACCGCACCCCACCCCTTGGGCCTGTGGATAAGTCCGGGACTCAATATGTGGACAAGTCCGCAAATGTTCCGCCAAGTTAACGGAATCCCAACGCTTTTCGTTAACCATTGTTTGCTTGACGGACTCCACGCTTTCGTGGCGTTTCGCTCGCTCAACGGGGCTGGGAGTAGTTAATTGGGGGTCATCGAAAAGGTCGCGAAGGCGCGTCCGCTGGCGGACACGGTGGACGTGCGCACCCGCAGCTGGATCGACGTCCTCCCGCTCGACACGATCATTCAACAGGATTGCATCGAGGCGATGCGCGCATTACCCGCCGCGTCGATCGACATGATCTTCGCCGATCCGCCCTATAATCTTCAGCTGGGCGGCGACCTCAACCGCCCCGATGGCAGCCTGGTCGATGCGGTCAACGACGAATGGGACAAGTTCGATTCGCTGAATGCCTATGACGCATTCACGCGGGCATGGCTGGCCGAGGCGCGTCGCATTCTGAAACCGAACGGCACGATCTGGGTGATCGGCAGCTATCACAATATCTTCAAGGTCGGCTCGGCGATCCAGGACCTCGGCTTCTGGATTCTCAACGACATCATCTGGCGCAAGGCCAATCCGATGCCCAATTTCAAGGGCACGCGCTTCACCAACGCGCATGAGACGCTGATCTGGGCGTCGATGGGCGAGAAGGCGAAATACACCTTCAACTATCGCAGCATGAAGACGCTAAACGACGAGCTTCAGATGCGCAGCGACTGGGAATTCCCGATCTGCGGCGGACAGGAGCGGCTGAAGAAGAACGGCACCAAGGTTCATCCGACGCAGAAACCCGAAGCGCTGCTGTATCGCGTGATGCTCGCCTGCACCAAGCCCGGCGACGTGATCCTCGATCCGTTCTTCGGCACCGGCACCACCGGCGCGGTGGCCAAACGGCTGCGTCGCCACTGGATCGGGATCGAGCGCGAAGGCGGCTATGTCGAGGCGGCACAGGAACGCATCGCTGCCGCGCTGCCGCTCGACGAATCCGCCGTGACGACGATGATGGCCCCGCGCCAGGCACCCCGCGTCGCGTTCGGCACGCTGATCGAAACCGGCTATCTCACCCCCGGCGCGATCCTGTCCGATTCCAAGCGTAAATGGCGCGCGGTGGTAAAGGCCGATGGCTCGCTGCTTACCGATTGCGGCACGGCGGGGTCTATCCACAAGGTGGGCGCGACGCTGCAGAATGCGCCGTCGTGCAATGGCTGGACCTTCTGGCACCACGAAACGCCCGAGGGGCTGCGGCCGATCGACACGCTGCGCCAGACCTATTTGCTGGCGACGCAGCCGTAAGACGCAACGATCATTTTCCTACATCGCGGGTTTCTGCGATGATCGTCCCGCTCGCCATTTTCGCGATCAAAACCCTGCGCGTCTCACGTGTAGGGGTGATGTGACTTTTGGGACTTTTGAATGACGTTCACGCTGCCCGCACAGGCGCAACTCTACCTGCGCCCTGTACAATTCGCGGATTCCCCGATCGACCGCGACGGCGAACTGGTGCGGCTGGCGGGCGGGCTTCTGTGGTTCTCCGCCTATGAACTGATCGCGGTCGCAGACGGCAAGCGCGTCGCCCAACGCACGATCTCCGTCGCCGACCTCCCTCCCGACGAACGCATTCAGGCGATCCACGTCCGCATCACCGCTCCCCGTCCCGCGCTCCAGCTGGGCGAGCGCACGCTGCGCTTCGACCAGCCGCAGGTGATGGGCATCCTCAACCTGACGCCAGACAGCTTCTCCGACGGCGGCAAGCATGTTGGCGATCCCGAAGCCGCCGCATCGGCGGGCGTCGGCATGGCGGCACAGGGCGCGGCGCTGATCGATGTCGGCGGCGAATCGACTCGCCCCGGCGCGGCGGAAGTATGGGAAGGCGACGAGATCGCCCGCGTGGTGCCCGTCATCGAACGCCTCGCGCGCGGCGGTACGCTCGTCTCCGCCGATACGCGCAAGGCCGGGGTGATGGAGGCGGCGCTGGCGGCAGGCGCACATATCGTCAACGACGTCGCGGCATTGCTGTGGGACGACCGCGCGCTCGATGTCGTGGTGCGCGCGGGCTGCCCGGTGGTGCTGATGCACGCCGGCGACCCGAAGCACGGCGCGGATGGCGGGCGCGGCTATGGCGACCCGCTGATCGAAGTCTATGACTGGCTGGAAGCGCGTATCGCCGCCGTCGTCGCGGCGGGCGTCGACCGCAGCCGCATCATCGCCGACCCCGGCATCGGGTTCGGCAAGGCATTGTCGGACAATCTGGCGTTACTGAACGGGCTGGCGCTGTTCCACGGGCTTGGCGTGCCGCTGCTGCTCGGGGCCAGTCGCAAGCGCATCATCGGCGCGCTGTCGAACGAAGCCCCCGCCGACCAGCGGCTGGGCGGCTCGCTGGCGCTGGCGCTCAAAGGGGCTGAACTCGGCGCGCAATTGCTGCGCGTCCATGACGTGCCGGAAACGGTGCAGGCCCTTCGCGTCTGGCGCGGCCTGCGCGACGCAGCGCTGGTCGGGCGTTAGCCTAAGGGATCGGACCGGGTACGCTGATCCACATAGGTCCGCTGCACCGCGAACGGGCTGGTCCGCACATCTCGGAACCGGCCCCGCCGACGATCCGCCTCGGCGCCGATCTTTTCCAGGCTCTCGATCAGATCTTCCAGATTGCGGCGACGCTCACCCGCCGTTGCGTCGCGGCACTCGTCCATGCACGCGGCGACCAGATCGGGCACCCGGCGGCGCACGACATTCGCCCAGTCGACCGCGTCGGTCGCCAGCGGCTCAGCCTCGGCAATCGAAATCAGCCGCGCACAGCTGGTCCGCGCCGCCGCGATCCGGCTGACGGCCCAGTCGGCCTCGTTGGCGGTCAGCGTCCAGGCATCCTCCAGGGGATCGCCGGGCTTGGCGTTGCGCATCCGCTTAAACCGGACCGTCGCAAACCGATCCCTCAGCTTGCGAATGCCGAAATACGCGCCAAACGCCACGGCACCCGCCGCAAGCAGCGCCACCGCGAAAAAGGCCAAGGCCGCAAGGGCCACGATCACAAGCAGGATTCGAAGCATCGTCTGCTTTATATGGGAAGCACACCCGTCTTCGCTAGACGGTTCGGCGCATCACGCGGCGTTCTGGTCGATTCCCAGTTCGCCGAGCTTGCGGTAGAGCGTCGAGCGCCCAATCCCCAGCCGCCGCGCAACCTCCGTCATCCGCCCGCGATAATGGCCGATCGCAAGGCGAATCACATCCGCCTCGATCTCCTCCAGCGCACGCAGATTGCCGTCGGGCTTGAACAGGGTGATCCCCGCCCCGGACGCCGCCCCGCCATTGGCCGATGCCGCCCCTGCCGGACGTCCGCCGGAAAGCTGCGCGATCTGTGGGAAGTCGGCGCGGGTCAGCGCGTCGCCGTCACACAGCACGGCGGCGCGGAACAAGGCGTTCTGAAGCTGGCGGACATTGCCCGGCCAGTCATAGCTGCCCAGCAAGGCGATGGCATCGTCGGTAATCCCCAGCGGGCGCAACCCCGGCTGTTCCCCCACCCGCGCCAGCAGATGTCGGGCCAGCGGCGCGATATCGCCGCCACGGTCGCGCAAGGGAGGGATCGTGACCTGCACCACGTTCAGCCGGTAGTAAAGATCCTCGCGGAATCGCCCTTCCTCGACTTCGGTCAGCAGCGTCTTGTTGGTCGCCGCGATCACGCGGACATCGACTTCGCTGACATGCCGCGCACCGATCGGCTGGATTTCGCCCGACTGGACGACGCGGAGCAACTTGACCTGCGCCTCCAGCGGCATCTCGCCGATTTCGTCGAGGAAAATGGTCCCGCCATCCGCCTCCTGAAAGCGCCCGATCTTGCGCTCGAACGCGCCGGTGAACGCGCCCTTTTCGTGCCCGAACAGTTCGGATTCGACCAGATTCGCCGGGATCGCCCCGCAATTCACCCGCACCACCGGCTTCGCATGGCGGGGCGATGCGGCGTGAATCGCCTCCGCCACCACTTCCTTGCCGACGCCGCTTTCGCCTTCGATCAGTACGGGCACCCGCGCCCGTGCCGCCTTGGCCGCAATCGCCAGTGCGGCGCGGAATTGCGGTGCGCTGCCGACGATTTCGTCGAATGCCAGGTTGGCGGTCAGTTTTTCGGTCAGCGGACGCAATTCGCCCGACACCTTGCCCCCCACCGCCGTATCCAGTGCGGCGAGCAACCGGTCGGCGGCGATCGGTTTCGTCAGGAAATCGGTGGCCCCGGCGCGCATCGCGCTGACGGCGGCGGCAACCGAGCCATTGGCGGTCAGCAACAAAATCGGCAGCATCGGACGGTTCAGCCGCAGTTCGGCGATCAGCGCCGCCGCATCGAAATCGGGCGCCCAGTGATCCAGCACGATCGCATCCAGCGCCATGCCATCGGGCGTGCCCAAGGTCGCCAATGCAGTCTCGGCATCCCCGGCAAAGATCGTGCGCCATCCGCGACGCGCGGCGATTGCCGCGACCAGCCGCCGCTGGGCGGGCTCATCGTCGATCAGCATCAACTGGCGCTGGCCGTTGCGCGTCATGTATCTGTCCCCACTGTGCCAACTGTCCCTAATGTGGCCATGTGACATAACCGCCTTGGGTAAAGACGGGCTTAAGCGTACCAAAAGCGCGCAGGGGTTGAGGGGGGCGAGCACGCCGTCTAAGGAACGTGCAAACAAGTAGTAACAGGGGAAGACGCATGGCCCAGAGCGGCGACATGAAGGCACATGAAAACACCTATGGCGGGTTCATGCGGATGCTGAAGGTCGGCACGATCGTCACCGTCATACTCGCCGCACTCGTCGTCTGGCTGATCGCCTGACGTGAAGATCGCGGTCCTCAAGGAAACCGCCGCAGGCGAGCGGCGCGTTTCCGCGACGCCGGAGACGGTCAAGAAGTTCATCGCGCTTGGGGCCGAAGTGGCGGTCGAGAGCGGCGCGGGTGAGGCTGCTTCCTTTGCCGATGACGGCTACGCGGCGGCGGGTGCCACCGTCGGTTCGCGGGCTGATGTGCTGGCGAATGCCGATATCGTGCTGGGCGTGGCCGGACCGGATGTCGGTTCGCTGTCCGGCATCAAGTCCGGTGCATGGCTGGCGGCGGGCCTCAACCCGTTCGGCGAGCGCGAGCGTGTCGACGCCTATGCGTCGCTCGGCATCGAGGCGCTGGCAATGGAGTTCATGCCGCGCATCACCCGCGCGCAGTCAATGGATATCCTCTCCTCCCAGTCTAACCTCGCCGGGTACAAGGCGGTGCTGGACGCGGCGGGGGAATATGGCCGCGCCTTTCCGATGATGATGACCGCCGCGGGCACGATTTCCGCTGCAAAAGCGTTCGTCATGGGCGTCGGCGTCGCAGGGCTTCAGGCCATCGCCACCGCCCGCCGCCTGGGCGCGCAGGTGTCGGCCACCGATGTGCGGTCGGCGACGAAGGAGCAGATCCAGTCGCTGGGCGCGAAACCGATCTTCGTCGAGAATGTCGCCGGGATCGAAGGCGAAGGCTCGGGCGGCTATGCCACCGAAATGAGCGACGAATATAAGGCAGCCCAAGCCGAACTCGTGTCGTCGCATATCGCCAAGCAGGACATCGTCATCACCACCGCGCTGATCCCGGGCCGCCCCGCGCCGCGGCTGATCAGCGACGCTCAGATAGCGTCGATGCGGCCGGGCAGCGTGATCGTCGATCTCGCCGTCGAAAGCGGCGGCAATGTCGAGGGTGCGGTCGCGGGCGAAGTCGTCACGATCCACGGTGTGAAGATCGTCGGCCACAAGAACGTCGCCTCACGGCTGGCGTCCGACGCCTCGGCCCTGTTCGCGCGCAATCTCTACAACTTTCTGTCCGCCTTCTGGGACAAGGAAGCGGGCAAACCGGTCCTCGACGAGGAAATCGGCGACGCGATTCGGCTGACACAGGGTGGCAAGATTGTGAACGAGCGGCTGCTCACCTGATTATCGGGCGCAAGGGGGCGCTGGACCATGGACTTCATCTCGATCCTGTCGATCTTCGTGCTGGCGTGCTTCGTCGGCTATTATGTGGTGTGGTCGGTGACCCCGGCGCTGCACACGCCGCTGATGGCCGTCACCAACGCCATCTCCAGCGTCATCATCGTCGGCGCGCTGATCGCGTCTGCCGCCGCCGGGAGCCCGACTTCGAAATGGCTGGGGCTGATCGCGGTGGCGCTGGCCAGTGTCAATATTTTCGGCGGGTTCGCCGTCACCGCGCGCATGCTCGCCATGTACAAGAAGAAGGGCTGAGCCGATGCACGAAGTTGCTCCCGTCAACCCCTGGATTGCGCTCGCCTATCTGATCGCGGGCGTCTGTTTCATCGTCGCGTTGCGCGGCCTGTCCTCCCCCGCGACCAGCCGTCGCGGCAATCGCTTCGGCATGGCGGGGATGTTGATCGCGGTGGTGACGACGCTCGTCACGCATGTGCCGCTAGGTGGCCTAAGCGGTGCGCATGCGCCAGCCATTGCCGTAGCCGGAGGTTTCCCCGACCTCGTTACGCTCGGTGAGATTGTTGCCGCCATCGCGATTGGTGGCGGCTTTGGCTGGGTTGTCGCACGTAAGATCAAGATGACCGACATGCCGCAGCTGGTCGCGGGCTTCCACAGCCTTGTCGGCCTTGCCGCCGTGCTGGTCGGCGTCGCCGCCTATCTGAACCCGCAAGCATTCGGGATCGTCTTTTCGGCGGGTTCGCCAAACGCCGGACTGATTCTGCCGGTCAGCCGGATCGAGCTGGGTCTTGGCGTCGCAATCGGCGCGATCACCTTCTCCGGCTCGGTTATCGCCTTCTTGAAACTGAATGGCAATATGGGCGGCAAGCCGATCATGCTGCCGGGGCGGCATGTCATAAACCTGGGCACGCTCGCCGGGATTATCGGCCTGATCGCCTTCTACACGATCCAACTCGAAGTCCCCGAATGGGTGTTCTGGACCGTGCTCGCTTTGTCCTTCCTGATCGGTTTCCTGCTCATCATTCCGATTGGCGGGGCGGACATGCCGGTGGTGGTGTCGATGCTCAACAGCTATTCCGGCTGGGCGGCGGCGGCGATGGGCTTTACGCTTGGCAACACCGCGATGATCATCACCGGCGCGCTGGTCGGGTCTTCGGGCGCGATCCTGTCCTACATCATGTGCCGCGCGATGAACCGCAGCTTCATCAGCGTGATCGCGGGCGGCTTTGGCGGCGACAGCGGCGGTGCTGGCGCAGCAGCGGCAACCGATCGCCCGTGGAAGCGCGGCTCCGCCGAGGACGCCGCCTTCCTGATGAGTCAGGCCGAACAGATCATCATCGTCCCCGGATACGGCATGGCTGTCGCCCAGGCGCAGCACACGCTGCGCGAAATGGGCGACAAACTCAAGGAACATGGCGTCCGCGTGAAATACGCGATCCACCCGGTCGCAGGGCGCATGCCCGGCCATATGAACGTCCTGCTGGCCGAAGCGAACGTCCCCTATGACGAGGTGTTCGAGCTGGAGGACATCAACAGCGAGTTCGCGCAGACAGATGTCGCGTTCATCATCGGCGCCAACGATGTCGTCAATCCGGCGGCCAAGACCGACAAGTCCTCGCCCATCTATGGCATGCCCGTGTTCGACGTGAACAAGGCCAAGACGGTATTGTTCATCAAACGCTCCATGGGCGGCGTCGGTTACGCCGGCGTGGACAATGACGTGTTTTATCAGGACAATACGATGATGCTGCTGGCCGATGCCAAGAAGATGGTCGAGGAGATCGTGAAGAATCTGGATTGATCCGGGGGATCAATCCATTCACGATCTGGCAAACACCTCGACTGATCCGGTGCCGACCGGCCGCCAATCAGGGGGTTGGGGCAATGATTAGTATCGGCAAGATTCTGGAAGGCGCATTCGGCGTGTTCCGCGAGCATTTCACGGCCGTGGCTGTTTGGGCGGGGATCTACCTCGCCTGTAACATCGCCATCCTGTTGGCGATGCAGCCATTGATGGCAGGCATCGTCAACCCCGATACGGCTGGCGATCCGAGCGCCGCGATGGCGGCGATGGGGCCGGTCTGGCTGCTCAATATCGTGCTCATGATCGTCGGCGTCGTTCTCTACACTGCTTCGATGCGATCGGTGCTGCGGCCCGACGCCGGTGGCCTCGCCTTTCTGCGCTTTGGCGGGGACGAGTTGCGGATGATTGCCCTGGTCCTGCTGTTCGGTATCATCGGGCTCATCTTCTTCTTTGGCGCGGGGTTCGTCGTCGGGCTGTTCAGCGTCGGTGTCGCCACCAGCAGCGAATCGCCCGGTCTCGTCATCGCATTGAGCTTTCTGATCGGCCTCGTCGTGTTTGGCGCGGTGGTCTATCTGCTCGTTCGCTTCTCGCTAGCCTTCCCGCTCACGCTGCATCGCCGCGCATTCGTCATTGGCGAAGCCTGGCGGTTGAGCCGCGGGCGTTTCTGGACATTGTTCGGTGCCGCGCTCGTCGTCACCGTGATCGGCTTCGTGCTGTCGATGGTCGTCGGCATCTTCTCGGTGGGCAGCTATTTCGCCGACATCATGTCCGCGGCCGGCAACCCCGATGCGACGATGCTTGCCGCCGAACGTCAGGCCGCGATGATGAGCGGGTTCAGCACCATGATGATCCTGCAGTCGATCGGCAGCGCCGTGGTCGCCGCGATCTGGATCGCGCTCAGCGGCGGCAGCGCCGCGACCGCCGCACGCCTGCTGGTCGAGGACGAATTCGAGGATGCCGAGGAAGTGTTCGGCTGATCGTACTTGCGTTCTTGATCCGTTCTGGAGATACTTCGCAACAGACGGGTTGAGAACGGACATTCTTCTGCCTACCGCTCAGGCCCTTGGCAGGAGAAACATCCGCAATGCGTTGCAAAGCGGAGGTATTGCATGATTGAGACTGTCGTGTCGTTCGCCCCGGATCCCGGCGTCCTTGCGCCGACCGCGCTGATCGTCGCCGCGCCGAACCGGATGGATGCGCATGCCCGCGCGATCGAGGCGGCGGGCGCGCGGCTGATCGACCGGGTCGAGCCCGTAGCGATGGCGGCACGGATCGATATGCAAATTCGGCTCGATATCGTGCTGTTCGATGCCACCGGCGTGGGGCACTTGGAGGCGGCCGATGCAGCGGATGCGCTGGCCAGCCGCCACGACGCACGCCACTGCCGGATCGTGGCACTGCTCGATGCTGCGGCGATCGATGCGGTCGCGCCGCCGCTGCTCAACCGGTGTACGGCGTTGCTGTGCGATGCCTCGCCCGCCCAATATGCCGCCGCACTGGTCGCGGTGATGGCGGAACCTGGCGCACGCCTGCACGACGCGACGCATGAGCGCGAGGCGGAGCGGTTGCGGATGCTGAACGACGAAGTCGCGCGGTTGGCGGAAGTGCTGACCCAGCTCAGCGCCGAGCGCCCCGGCGGCGTCCGCGACCGCGCAAATAGCTTTCGCGCCGAACCTGCTATCGAGCCTGATCCGGATCCGCGTGTCGTGCGCTCGACTATCCGGGCGCGGCGGTTGCGCGACCAGCATTTTCCGTCGGAATTGTTCGCCGATCC is a window from the Sphingomonas sp. LT1P40 genome containing:
- a CDS encoding NAD(P)(+) transhydrogenase (Re/Si-specific) subunit beta, encoding MHEVAPVNPWIALAYLIAGVCFIVALRGLSSPATSRRGNRFGMAGMLIAVVTTLVTHVPLGGLSGAHAPAIAVAGGFPDLVTLGEIVAAIAIGGGFGWVVARKIKMTDMPQLVAGFHSLVGLAAVLVGVAAYLNPQAFGIVFSAGSPNAGLILPVSRIELGLGVAIGAITFSGSVIAFLKLNGNMGGKPIMLPGRHVINLGTLAGIIGLIAFYTIQLEVPEWVFWTVLALSFLIGFLLIIPIGGADMPVVVSMLNSYSGWAAAAMGFTLGNTAMIITGALVGSSGAILSYIMCRAMNRSFISVIAGGFGGDSGGAGAAAATDRPWKRGSAEDAAFLMSQAEQIIIVPGYGMAVAQAQHTLREMGDKLKEHGVRVKYAIHPVAGRMPGHMNVLLAEANVPYDEVFELEDINSEFAQTDVAFIIGANDVVNPAAKTDKSSPIYGMPVFDVNKAKTVLFIKRSMGGVGYAGVDNDVFYQDNTMMLLADAKKMVEEIVKNLD
- a CDS encoding site-specific DNA-methyltransferase; translated protein: MDVRTRSWIDVLPLDTIIQQDCIEAMRALPAASIDMIFADPPYNLQLGGDLNRPDGSLVDAVNDEWDKFDSLNAYDAFTRAWLAEARRILKPNGTIWVIGSYHNIFKVGSAIQDLGFWILNDIIWRKANPMPNFKGTRFTNAHETLIWASMGEKAKYTFNYRSMKTLNDELQMRSDWEFPICGGQERLKKNGTKVHPTQKPEALLYRVMLACTKPGDVILDPFFGTGTTGAVAKRLRRHWIGIEREGGYVEAAQERIAAALPLDESAVTTMMAPRQAPRVAFGTLIETGYLTPGAILSDSKRKWRAVVKADGSLLTDCGTAGSIHKVGATLQNAPSCNGWTFWHHETPEGLRPIDTLRQTYLLATQP
- a CDS encoding sigma-54-dependent transcriptional regulator; translated protein: MTRNGQRQLMLIDDEPAQRRLVAAIAARRGWRTIFAGDAETALATLGTPDGMALDAIVLDHWAPDFDAAALIAELRLNRPMLPILLLTANGSVAAAVSAMRAGATDFLTKPIAADRLLAALDTAVGGKVSGELRPLTEKLTANLAFDEIVGSAPQFRAALAIAAKAARARVPVLIEGESGVGKEVVAEAIHAASPRHAKPVVRVNCGAIPANLVESELFGHEKGAFTGAFERKIGRFQEADGGTIFLDEIGEMPLEAQVKLLRVVQSGEIQPIGARHVSEVDVRVIAATNKTLLTEVEEGRFREDLYYRLNVVQVTIPPLRDRGGDIAPLARHLLARVGEQPGLRPLGITDDAIALLGSYDWPGNVRQLQNALFRAAVLCDGDALTRADFPQIAQLSGGRPAGAASANGGAASGAGITLFKPDGNLRALEEIEADVIRLAIGHYRGRMTEVARRLGIGRSTLYRKLGELGIDQNAA
- a CDS encoding NAD(P) transhydrogenase subunit alpha, producing the protein MDFISILSIFVLACFVGYYVVWSVTPALHTPLMAVTNAISSVIIVGALIASAAAGSPTSKWLGLIAVALASVNIFGGFAVTARMLAMYKKKG
- a CDS encoding isocitrate lyase, giving the protein MTYQDEIARAQAPITAENGRWDGIDAESVARMRLQNRFRTGLDIAKYTAGIMRRDMAAYDADPAAYTQSLGCWHGFIGQQKLISIKKHFGTTKGKYLYLSGWMVAALRSDFGPLPDQSMHEKTSVPALIEELYTFLKQADARELGMMFRDLDAARDSGNAVEAARIQHAIDNYETHVVPIIADIDAGFGNAEATYLLAKKMIEAGACALQIENQVSDEKQCGHQDGKVTVPHEDFLAKVRACRYAFLEMGVDDGIIVTRTDSLGAGLTKQIAVSKEPGDIGDQYNSYLDCEEIDPATARNGDVIINRDGKLMRPKRLPSNLFQFREGTGADRCVLDCINSLQNGADLLWIETEKPHIEQIASMVDRIREVIPNAKLVYNNSPSFNWTLNFRQQVFDAWAEAGRDVSAFDRARLMSVDYDATELAIEADEKIRTFQKDAAARAGIFHHLITLPTYHTAALSTDNLAREYFGDAGMLGYVKGVQRQEIRQGIACVKHQNMSGSDIGDDHKEYFAGEAALKAGGAHNTMNQFAA
- a CDS encoding aa3-type cytochrome c oxidase subunit IV — encoded protein: MAQSGDMKAHENTYGGFMRMLKVGTIVTVILAALVVWLIA
- a CDS encoding NAD(P) transhydrogenase subunit alpha gives rise to the protein MKIAVLKETAAGERRVSATPETVKKFIALGAEVAVESGAGEAASFADDGYAAAGATVGSRADVLANADIVLGVAGPDVGSLSGIKSGAWLAAGLNPFGERERVDAYASLGIEALAMEFMPRITRAQSMDILSSQSNLAGYKAVLDAAGEYGRAFPMMMTAAGTISAAKAFVMGVGVAGLQAIATARRLGAQVSATDVRSATKEQIQSLGAKPIFVENVAGIEGEGSGGYATEMSDEYKAAQAELVSSHIAKQDIVITTALIPGRPAPRLISDAQIASMRPGSVIVDLAVESGGNVEGAVAGEVVTIHGVKIVGHKNVASRLASDASALFARNLYNFLSAFWDKEAGKPVLDEEIGDAIRLTQGGKIVNERLLT
- the folP gene encoding dihydropteroate synthase, whose product is MTFTLPAQAQLYLRPVQFADSPIDRDGELVRLAGGLLWFSAYELIAVADGKRVAQRTISVADLPPDERIQAIHVRITAPRPALQLGERTLRFDQPQVMGILNLTPDSFSDGGKHVGDPEAAASAGVGMAAQGAALIDVGGESTRPGAAEVWEGDEIARVVPVIERLARGGTLVSADTRKAGVMEAALAAGAHIVNDVAALLWDDRALDVVVRAGCPVVLMHAGDPKHGADGGRGYGDPLIEVYDWLEARIAAVVAAGVDRSRIIADPGIGFGKALSDNLALLNGLALFHGLGVPLLLGASRKRIIGALSNEAPADQRLGGSLALALKGAELGAQLLRVHDVPETVQALRVWRGLRDAALVGR